The following coding sequences are from one Xiphophorus couchianus chromosome 22, X_couchianus-1.0, whole genome shotgun sequence window:
- the mrpl57 gene encoding large ribosomal subunit protein mL63 encodes MFLTLMLLRKGIPGKQWIGKHRRPRQITWQMKSKMVEHLEREAETEYWLSRPYLTKEQEVRHAAERRAQTWLQIKEPNFANFPEHKRITDHLSHLRITKTWSS; translated from the coding sequence ATGTTCCTCACCCTCATGCTGCTGCGCAAAGGCATTCCCGGGAAGCAGTGGATCGGGAAGCATCGGCGCCCGCGGCAGATCACGTGGCAGATGAAAAGCAAGATGGTGGAGCACCTGGAGCGCGAGGCAGAGACCGAGTACTGGCTCAGCCGGCCGTACCTGACGAAGGAGCAGGAGGTCCGCCACGCCGCCGAGCGCAGGGCCCAAACCTGGCTGCAGATCAAGGAGCCCAACTTCGCCAACTTTCCCGAACACAAACGCATAACGGATCACCTGAGTCATCTGAGGATCACCAAGACGTGGTCAAGTTAA